AGTATCATTTAGCAAGCTTTTCACCGTCAAGCTCTCAGTGAATTATTGCTTGACAGACTACTAGTCATTATCCCAGTGTTCGTTACCTAACAGATCGCCAATGCGATCGCGTAGCAAAAAGTTGCATCTATCTAATTCATTTTCCACACAAACCCATTCTCTCGCTGAAATGTAATGGCACAGGATATAAATCGGTTGTTGGCGACTAACAATTCCTTTAGCTACCAATCTTCTAGCTTCGTCTCGAACTACATCGATAGAGTAGCTCACTCTATTACTAAGTAGCGCTGTACTAGAACTCATAATACTTTATCTCAAGAACTGACCTTCATTCTAGCTCAGGTAAATGGAAAAAATACTTAATTGCTGTATATGTAGTTACAATTTTTGAGCCTCGATTGATAAAATTTTCTTAACTTAGAAAGTTTTAAGATTTTCATTCCCAATAGCTATCATGGAACATAGAGCATTAGGTACTAGGGATTTTATCCCTCTTCCCTCTTCCTTCTTCCCTCTTCCTTAGTCTCAAATTATCGCCTTCTCATTCAAAAAAAGATTCTATGTTGCTACATTTGTAGTAACATAAAAGATAATGATAATTACTATTAAATCAATCCATTATAGAGGTGGTTATGCTTTTAAGCGTTAAAAAACGGGGTAACTCACTCAGCGTCATCATTCCCAAGGAAATGGCAATTAGTATGAATGTTGAGGATGGCGATCGCCTCTTTGCGACTAAAACTCCTTCAGGATATGAAATATCAGCATATGACCCTAACTTCGTCAAAAAGATAGAAGCTGCTCGACGAGGCATGAAAAAATATCGCAATGCGTTGCTTGAGTTAGCTAAATGATGGAGCCTTGTTGGTTAGAGATTCAAGATGTTTGTGCCATACATGGTGAAATTATCGCAGAATCAGGGGGAACACCTGGCATTTTGAACGAAGGTGCCCTTGAGTCAACCTTAAACAAGCCCCGAAATTTGTATCACTATGGTGATGATGTTACCTTGTACCAATTAGCTGCATCTTACGGCTACGGGTTAGTAAAAAATCGTTGTTTTGTAGACGGTAATAAGAGAGTTGCGCTGATAGCTGTTTACACCTTCTTGTCAATTCATGGAATAGAGCTTATAGCCTCAGAAGTTGATGCAGCGAGTTTTTTTCTCGAATTAGCCGCCAGTTTGGAATCACAAGAGGCAAGTATGGAGAAACTAGTATGCTGGTTGCAAGATAATAGCGAATCTCAAAGCAATTGAATACAATAGACCTCTGGCAAAACTAAAGCAATATTGTTTCCTGCTAAGGGTTCGAGACACTTTTTAATTAATCAGAGAAATCCAACTCCTTAGTGCTGGAAACGATTCCCGATTCCCGACTCCCGTAGCCGCAGGCTGCGCGCAGCGCATATCCCGACTCCCGATACGCCAGAAATATCGGACTTATGCAAGAGGTCTAATGGTTCGGGTTTTCTGCTGATTGCCTTTGGGCTGGTAGGATAAGTTGAAATGAAGCAGTTATCAGAAAAATAGCCCGTAAAAACCCATTCCCACCATCAAAGTATCTCCAAATCCGCCTCTAGCTCGATAGATTCGATCGCCTGTAGACCCCTAGCATCGCCTAATTTGAGTAAGGAGGCTTTGGCATCTTCCCTGACCCCAAGATCCTCATCTTCTTCTAACACCTGAATCAAGGCATCTACACCCCCAGCATAGACTACATTAGAGGGTAATTCTCGACAGAGTTGCCCCAAAGACCAAGCACAATTACTTCTAACTGCCCCTACTGAGTCGCGGATCAAAGCTTCAATTAAAGGGGGTACGGCGGCGACTACAACCTCATAACCCAATTGTGTCATTTGAGCCAAGGCGCTAGCCGCCCACATCCTAACGGCGGGAATATCGGTTTTTAAGGTATCAATCAAAGGATTTAGGGTACGGCGATCGCGACTGTTCCCTAAAGCCCAAACCACCCCTTTGCGAACATAACCATTCCAATCTTGCTCTAATTGGGCAATTAATGGCTCAACAGCACTAGGACTAGGATTACGACCGATGGCATAAGCCGCACTCACCCGTACTAAAGGACACGGATCGGTGAGTAGGTCGATTAACAATGGTACGGCTCTAGAGTCTTCTAATTCACAAAAAGCTCTAGCAGCTAGCATTCGTTGCTGAGTTTCTGGCGCAGACAAAAGGGCTAACATTAAGTCTGGGTTTGGTTTCGAGACTTCTGACTCGGCATCTATAGGGGGAATTTCGTCTAGAGGGCTGAGTTCTTCGAGTTCAGAATCACTTTCGAGCAAAGTAAAGTCTTGGTCATACATAGGCGATCGCTTCCTTTCCTACCCAAATTTCTCAAGGGTGGTTCCAAAAATGAGTTTGAGAATTGGGTAACTATTTCTTCAAAGCCTCCTAAATATCGAAGGCAGTACATCCTCTATGTTATCGAGCTATCAGTTATTAAATTAACAAATACGATCTAACTAACCTTTAAAGACATACGAGGTTGAGACAAAAGATTTTGATAAAGTTGTTCTACCAAGTTAATATTACCGTCTAGAGTGTAGCTTTCCAGGACGCGATCGCGACACTTTTGCCCCATAATCTTACTCATTTCTGGATGATCGCGAAACACGGGTAAGATAGTGCGTAATTGTCCAGCTACTCCTTGAGTATCTAATACTACCCCTACTCCTGCTAAGACTTCGCCATCAGCCCCCGCATCAGTCGCAATGCAAGCCACTCCACAAGCCATTGCTTCTAACAGAGATAAAGACAATCCTTCCACCAAAGAAGGCAGAATAAAACCATCAGCACCCCGCAAGATTTCGATCCGTTCTCGATCGTCGGCGATCGCCCCTAACCAGATTATCCCAGAATCCAACCCATAAAACGGCTCTAAAGAAGGTCTTAATGGTCCATCACCCACAATTAACAAACGGGTATCTAGTCCCATCTCCGCTTGCTTCCAACCCCGTAATAAGGATTCGACATTCTTTTCCGTCGCAATCCTGCCTTGATAAACAAATAGCTGCTTGGCGTTAAATTTGGTCTTGATCCGCGAGTGACCAGGAGAATATTTATTCGCATCTACTCCATTGGGAATCACCGCCACATTTTCGGCTAATAAACCCATCCGAGTCAGGATTTCCCGTTGTTCTTCAGAAAAGATAATCACGCGGTTATACTTAGCTAAAAAAGGGGCATACAGTTGATAACTCAACAACTGGGTACTAGATTTTATATTACGCCGTTTGCCCCCGAAAGGAGTATGGAAAGTTGCTACCAAAGGAATATTTAATTCGGCACAAATATCTGGTAACAAAAAGTCTAACGGAGATAAAGTCAGAGAAGCATGAACAATATCAGGTCGTAATTCCTCTAAAGATTGAGTCAGAATTCTACTTGCCTTGAGAGTGGGAATCGTATAAACCTGAGATTTATACAGAAAAGGTAGCGGTACTTCCTGATACCCAGGCCAACTGTCTGGGTCATTTTCTTCCTCTGCAAAGTGGAGAAAACTGACTTGATGACCTCGATCTAAAAGGCCATTAGTGATTTCTCGACTATAAGTAACGTTGCCACAAAAGGGAGATTTTTTACCAAGCCAAGCGATATGCATTCAGAGATATTTGGGGTCTACGTATTTGCTCCTGTACGGCAAATATACCAGGTTAAGAGTCGTCCTGCGAGTACAATTGCTGCCAAAACGATCAAAACTACTTGCAAACCCAAAAAGGTTTCTGCCACTCCGGTAAATGCCAAGGGTAAACTCAAGGCAATATTGGTGGCATTGTTTTGCAAACCAAACACCTTACCCCGCATTTCTTCTGGCGTTTCTCCCTGAATAGTAGTTTGCATGGGAATCGCGATGGGAGCCGCCGAGAGTCCCATTAGTGCCATCATGACTAAAGATCCCCATAAACTGTGGTTAAAAAAAGATAACCCGATTAAAGAAGCTGCAAAACCAATCGAACCATAGAAAGTCAACCTAGAAGCTGGAAATTTTTGCCCATAATGCCCCAAAAAAGCAGCACCTAGACCCATTCCCACACCGCCAGCCGCTAAGAGAAACCCAAATTGCGAAGCTTTCATCCCTGGAATTATTTCTGCCAAGCGTACCACTAGCACCGTCATTGAGGCGAAGACGGAAAATAAAATAATTAGTTGAATTAAAGCACTCCGAATGCGGGGTTGACGATTGATATAGTCAACTCCATCTTTAATATCTTGTAAAACATGAGGAGATTCGCCTGGTAAGGGCAATTTAGCTTCTTTCCCGTTGAGAAAGATCAGTATCAAGCCAGCTAAGGTATAGCTACCGCCTACAACTAACTCTTTACCTACATTCCAGGGTAAACCGATGTATTGAAAGAGATGATCTGCCAAATCCAGTACAGGTTGTCCGACAGCAAAACCGACGATTAAAGAGCCAATC
This window of the Merismopedia glauca CCAP 1448/3 genome carries:
- a CDS encoding HEAT repeat domain-containing protein — encoded protein: MYDQDFTLLESDSELEELSPLDEIPPIDAESEVSKPNPDLMLALLSAPETQQRMLAARAFCELEDSRAVPLLIDLLTDPCPLVRVSAAYAIGRNPSPSAVEPLIAQLEQDWNGYVRKGVVWALGNSRDRRTLNPLIDTLKTDIPAVRMWAASALAQMTQLGYEVVVAAVPPLIEALIRDSVGAVRSNCAWSLGQLCRELPSNVVYAGGVDALIQVLEEDEDLGVREDAKASLLKLGDARGLQAIESIELEADLEIL
- a CDS encoding AbrB/MazE/SpoVT family DNA-binding domain-containing protein, with translation MLLSVKKRGNSLSVIIPKEMAISMNVEDGDRLFATKTPSGYEISAYDPNFVKKIEAARRGMKKYRNALLELAK
- a CDS encoding glycosyltransferase family 4 protein, which encodes MHIAWLGKKSPFCGNVTYSREITNGLLDRGHQVSFLHFAEEENDPDSWPGYQEVPLPFLYKSQVYTIPTLKASRILTQSLEELRPDIVHASLTLSPLDFLLPDICAELNIPLVATFHTPFGGKRRNIKSSTQLLSYQLYAPFLAKYNRVIIFSEEQREILTRMGLLAENVAVIPNGVDANKYSPGHSRIKTKFNAKQLFVYQGRIATEKNVESLLRGWKQAEMGLDTRLLIVGDGPLRPSLEPFYGLDSGIIWLGAIADDRERIEILRGADGFILPSLVEGLSLSLLEAMACGVACIATDAGADGEVLAGVGVVLDTQGVAGQLRTILPVFRDHPEMSKIMGQKCRDRVLESYTLDGNINLVEQLYQNLLSQPRMSLKVS
- a CDS encoding DUF4327 family protein, with the protein product MSSSTALLSNRVSYSIDVVRDEARRLVAKGIVSRQQPIYILCHYISAREWVCVENELDRCNFLLRDRIGDLLGNEHWDND
- a CDS encoding MFS transporter; amino-acid sequence: MRLSESEPTTPQPKTDISQELSALNLGEEKPTSPVDKTPIAENIPTAISEGESNIGFGPVLRNRNFLTLWSGQVFSQLADKIYLVLIIAIVANRFQSENQTISGWVSALMMAFTIPAVLFGSLAGVYVDRWPKKLVLIGTNLLRGALVLSIPLLLAAAKGVSLGGLPLGFYILLVITLAVSTLTQLFAPAEQATIPMLVAKDNLLSANSLYTTTMIGSLIVGFAVGQPVLDLADHLFQYIGLPWNVGKELVVGGSYTLAGLILIFLNGKEAKLPLPGESPHVLQDIKDGVDYINRQPRIRSALIQLIILFSVFASMTVLVVRLAEIIPGMKASQFGFLLAAGGVGMGLGAAFLGHYGQKFPASRLTFYGSIGFAASLIGLSFFNHSLWGSLVMMALMGLSAAPIAIPMQTTIQGETPEEMRGKVFGLQNNATNIALSLPLAFTGVAETFLGLQVVLIVLAAIVLAGRLLTWYICRTGANT
- a CDS encoding type II toxin-antitoxin system death-on-curing family toxin — its product is MMEPCWLEIQDVCAIHGEIIAESGGTPGILNEGALESTLNKPRNLYHYGDDVTLYQLAASYGYGLVKNRCFVDGNKRVALIAVYTFLSIHGIELIASEVDAASFFLELAASLESQEASMEKLVCWLQDNSESQSN